In Phlebotomus papatasi isolate M1 chromosome 1, Ppap_2.1, whole genome shotgun sequence, the following proteins share a genomic window:
- the LOC129798760 gene encoding tumor protein p73 isoform X1 has protein sequence MLDPKGWLHLHLLVEFTMVDNTMNHFEEQPNNLFQINTEELLMATEMGSQEAYNAIQGIFDLGNSQNVNQLMLPQDTSMLRDQKPDPEHWNHFPRLVENSGTCDFELTIPAPSNQSNWSYSPSLKKLFIKINTLLNLEVSYKTSFATRLFCRVMIVYPDYPYMPVVRCNNHKVINPEKPGRESHIIKCPHEGVEYWGTKDGQTFIKRLALIYPLTQNIKTEEDNWVRTSVTLEFACQNSCPTGINRRATVLFFTLEDERGQIYGQRMINFKVCTVPKRDRSHEESHPDKKRKSSSSGSCSSGKRPCRAPEVVPVNEAMIKYNEEEDTPSVQCEKVSSAESLVNGISCKITMPDAASMKNVLHSAYNEIAGKIVSDPENSQRFGKFIKMIKKQQQSLPSQSNLNN, from the exons ATGCTTGATCCTAAGGGTTGGTTGCACTTGCACCTACTGGTTGA ATTTACAATGGTAGACAATACGATGAACCACTTTGAAGAACAGCCAAACAATCTGTTTCAAATAAAT ACAGAGGAATTGCTTATGGCTACT GAAATGGGGAGCCAGGAGGCGTACAATGCT ATTCAGGGAATTTTTGATCTGGGAAATTCTCAGAATGTGAATCAATTGATGCTGCCTCAGGATACTAGTATGCTCAGGGACCAGAAACCCGATCCAGAG CACTGGAATCACTTTCCCAGGCTTGTCGAGAACTCTGGTACCTGTGACTTTGAATTGACTATCCCAGCTCCAAGTAATCAATCGAATTGGTCGTATTCTCCTTCGTTGAAGAAACTTTTTATCAAAATCAACACGTTGCTGAATCTTGAGGTGTCCTACAAAACATCTTTTGCAACCAGGCTTTTCTGTCGTGTTATGATCGTTTATCCAGATTATCCATACATGCCAGTGGTTCGATGCAACAATCACAAAGTCATCAATCCAGAAA aaCCTGGAAGAGAGTCTCACATAATAAAGTGTCCTCATGAAGGTGTGGAGTATTGGGGAACTAAGGATGGTCAGACTTTCATTAAACGTCTCGCATTGATCTATCCTTTGACGCAAAATATTAAAACTGAGGAGGATAATTGGGTTCGAACTTCAGTGACGTTGGAGTTCGCATGCCAGAATTCTTGTCCTACGGGCATCAACAGGAGAGCTACTGTTCTTTTCTTTACACTGGAGGATGAACG TGGCCAAATTTACGGCCAGAGGATGATCAACTTCAAAGTTTGTACAGTTCCGAAGAGAGACAGAAGCCATGAGGAGTCTCATCCGGACAAGAAAAGAAAATCCTCATCCAGTGGATCCTGTTCAAGCGGTAAAAGACCATGCAGAGCTCCTGAAGTAGTGCCTGTTAATGAAGCAATGATCAAATATAATGAAGAGGAAGACACACCCTCAGTGCAATGTGAGAAGGTGTCAAGTGCAGAGTCCCTAGTCAATGGGATTTCATGCAAAATCACCATGCCTGATGCTGCTTCGATGAAGAATGTTCTGCATAGTGCTTACAATGAAATTGCTGGGAAGATAGTAAGCGATCCGGAAAACAGTCAGCGCTTTGGGAAGTTCATCAAAATGATAAAGAAGCAGCAGC AATCTCTGCCGTCACAAAGTAATTTGAACAATTAA
- the LOC129798760 gene encoding tumor protein p73 isoform X2, giving the protein MVDNTMNHFEEQPNNLFQINTEELLMATEMGSQEAYNAIQGIFDLGNSQNVNQLMLPQDTSMLRDQKPDPEHWNHFPRLVENSGTCDFELTIPAPSNQSNWSYSPSLKKLFIKINTLLNLEVSYKTSFATRLFCRVMIVYPDYPYMPVVRCNNHKVINPEKPGRESHIIKCPHEGVEYWGTKDGQTFIKRLALIYPLTQNIKTEEDNWVRTSVTLEFACQNSCPTGINRRATVLFFTLEDERGQIYGQRMINFKVCTVPKRDRSHEESHPDKKRKSSSSGSCSSGKRPCRAPEVVPVNEAMIKYNEEEDTPSVQCEKVSSAESLVNGISCKITMPDAASMKNVLHSAYNEIAGKIVSDPENSQRFGKFIKMIKKQQQSLPSQSNLNN; this is encoded by the exons ATGGTAGACAATACGATGAACCACTTTGAAGAACAGCCAAACAATCTGTTTCAAATAAAT ACAGAGGAATTGCTTATGGCTACT GAAATGGGGAGCCAGGAGGCGTACAATGCT ATTCAGGGAATTTTTGATCTGGGAAATTCTCAGAATGTGAATCAATTGATGCTGCCTCAGGATACTAGTATGCTCAGGGACCAGAAACCCGATCCAGAG CACTGGAATCACTTTCCCAGGCTTGTCGAGAACTCTGGTACCTGTGACTTTGAATTGACTATCCCAGCTCCAAGTAATCAATCGAATTGGTCGTATTCTCCTTCGTTGAAGAAACTTTTTATCAAAATCAACACGTTGCTGAATCTTGAGGTGTCCTACAAAACATCTTTTGCAACCAGGCTTTTCTGTCGTGTTATGATCGTTTATCCAGATTATCCATACATGCCAGTGGTTCGATGCAACAATCACAAAGTCATCAATCCAGAAA aaCCTGGAAGAGAGTCTCACATAATAAAGTGTCCTCATGAAGGTGTGGAGTATTGGGGAACTAAGGATGGTCAGACTTTCATTAAACGTCTCGCATTGATCTATCCTTTGACGCAAAATATTAAAACTGAGGAGGATAATTGGGTTCGAACTTCAGTGACGTTGGAGTTCGCATGCCAGAATTCTTGTCCTACGGGCATCAACAGGAGAGCTACTGTTCTTTTCTTTACACTGGAGGATGAACG TGGCCAAATTTACGGCCAGAGGATGATCAACTTCAAAGTTTGTACAGTTCCGAAGAGAGACAGAAGCCATGAGGAGTCTCATCCGGACAAGAAAAGAAAATCCTCATCCAGTGGATCCTGTTCAAGCGGTAAAAGACCATGCAGAGCTCCTGAAGTAGTGCCTGTTAATGAAGCAATGATCAAATATAATGAAGAGGAAGACACACCCTCAGTGCAATGTGAGAAGGTGTCAAGTGCAGAGTCCCTAGTCAATGGGATTTCATGCAAAATCACCATGCCTGATGCTGCTTCGATGAAGAATGTTCTGCATAGTGCTTACAATGAAATTGCTGGGAAGATAGTAAGCGATCCGGAAAACAGTCAGCGCTTTGGGAAGTTCATCAAAATGATAAAGAAGCAGCAGC AATCTCTGCCGTCACAAAGTAATTTGAACAATTAA
- the LOC129798764 gene encoding WD repeat-containing protein 91 has protein sequence MAHVQYVDGLIREYMLFRGFSNSLKAFDFELKLDKDKSFRVDKIVDKISQSINQSDLGALRDMWAHLDGILFTKLEHSYTVAVKKIESGILKLYLVIAFSANKMDKITDFFAKLAPELQNQPEWKEWFLFPFCKNPEEHPVFGVCFTKQWQDTLMISFHNFLATIFQCMPQPTLIRAETEASMIKKLQDENAALKSRLQSLSINNPQAASSSTSTSHQSRISAFTDQKSYDSNRQRTSGSQTSVKGNIPQNPLNDVVPFDIPPPAHIIDDFYIIAQETLNLGQSADIQAKGFKSLIRNMNIGTGGSPVLGRKDERNKKRSGSVGSRTWMHRE, from the coding sequence ATGGCCCACGTGCAATACGTAGACGGCCTTATACGTGAATATATGTTGTTTAGAGGTTTTTCCAACTCCTTGAAAGCCTTTGACTTTGAGTTGAAGCTGGACAAGGACAAGAGCTTCCGCGTGGATAAAATTGTGGATAAAATTAGCCAGAGTATTAATCAGTCAGATCTTGGGGCTCTCAGAGACATGTGGGCCCATTTGGATGGAATACTTTTCACAAAACTTGAGCATTCCTATACAGTGGCTGTGAAGAAGATTGAATCTGGAATATTGAAGCTCTACTTGGTGATAGCGTTCAGTGCcaataaaatggataaaatcaCGGATTTCTTTGCTAAACTAGCTCCAGAGCTTCAGAATCAGCCAGAATGGAAAGAATGGTTTCTGTTTCCTTTTTGTAAGAATCCGGAGGAGCATCCAGTATTTGGAGTTTGCTTCACTAAACAATGGCAGGATACTCTGATGATATCTTTTCACAATTTCCTTGCCACTATATTTCAATGCATGCCGCAACCAACTCTTATTAGGGCTGAAACGGAGGCTTCCATGATAAAGAAGTTGCAAGATGAAAATGCTGCTCTCAAAAGTCGCCTTCAGTCGCTCTCTATCAACAACCCACAGGCTGCTTCCTCAAGTACTTCAACATCCCACCAATCACGAATCTCTGCATTCACTGACCAGAAGTCCTACGATTCTAACCGTCAGCGAACTTCTGGGTCTCAAACTTCTGTTAAGGGAAATATTCCACAGAATCCACTGAATGATGTTGTACCCTTTGACATTCCTCCTCCAGCTCACATCATTGATGATTTCTACATTATTGCCCAAGAAACTCTGAATCTTGGCCAGAGTGCTGATATTCAAGCTAAAGGATTTAAATCACTCATCAGAAACATGAATATAGGAACAGGAGGAAGTCCAGTTCTCGGCCGGAAAGATGAAAGAAACAAGAAGAGGTCTGGTAGTGTTGGGAGTCGCACGTGGATGCACAgggaataa